A DNA window from Undibacterium sp. YM2 contains the following coding sequences:
- a CDS encoding AsmA family protein translates to MKLNNKIWRISLWLLSGIIVLLTVAVLILLNMDWNRARPWLNERTSEALGRPFSIRGNLALSWEKQLSGPENATGWRGKIPWPHLLAQDIHIGQPPDILAGAPPARQSAASAVSAKSATAPTEDMAQINEVSFSLNPLALLDKRLEIPLLRFHGSSLSLQRFADGSNNWTFRKSSNASPWRLELRRLVLSQGKVHYVDAIRHADVVADIESLTTEANYGISWKLKGKLHGEAITGNGKAGAILSLQHQTQPFPIMAQLQMGQTRVSVEGSVTKPSELAAVDMQLQISGNSMARLYPLTGIVLPETPAYSTAGHLSATLGKIDNHWKYEKFTGKVGSSDLAGSLDYQTRKADKLRPLLQGNMSSEVLQSADLAPLVGADSNANKLKRGMAAVQPGDKLLPVENFRTERWRSIDADVNLSATKLIREKVLPIHKLQTRLIMKDGVISMLPLSFELAGGQLQAHITLDGSGGNKNKPGEQGDEETQAHAIRAKMRLVARHIQLQKFIPTLAASKLTVGEINADGNLTATGSSVAGLLGTSNGELSSMIDRGTVSKLLLEEMGLNIGNVILTRLSGDKQVKLNCMLADFAVKDGQMNARSFLVDTDEALIDISGSINMQKEDLNLTIKPNSKGLRVFSLRAPLYVRGTFLHPQVSVDKGVMALRAGGAIGLALLTPFAALLPLVSTGPDQASGCGSLLKTAKK, encoded by the coding sequence ATGAAACTCAACAATAAAATATGGCGTATCAGCCTCTGGCTACTGTCCGGCATCATCGTGCTGCTGACCGTTGCTGTGTTGATCCTGCTCAATATGGACTGGAACCGTGCCAGGCCCTGGCTCAATGAACGCACCAGCGAAGCACTGGGGCGGCCCTTCAGCATACGTGGCAACCTGGCACTCAGTTGGGAAAAGCAGCTCAGCGGGCCGGAAAACGCGACTGGCTGGCGCGGCAAGATACCCTGGCCACATCTGCTGGCACAAGATATCCATATTGGCCAGCCGCCGGATATTCTGGCTGGAGCGCCACCAGCCAGGCAATCTGCCGCATCTGCCGTATCCGCAAAATCTGCCACCGCGCCGACAGAAGACATGGCACAGATCAATGAAGTCTCGTTTTCCCTGAATCCGCTGGCCTTGCTGGACAAACGACTTGAGATACCCCTGCTGCGCTTCCATGGCAGCAGCCTGTCCCTGCAACGCTTTGCCGATGGCAGCAATAACTGGACCTTCAGGAAAAGCAGCAATGCATCTCCGTGGCGGCTGGAACTACGCAGGCTGGTACTCAGCCAGGGCAAAGTGCATTATGTCGATGCCATACGCCATGCCGATGTCGTCGCCGATATAGAAAGCCTGACGACGGAGGCCAATTACGGCATCAGCTGGAAGCTCAAGGGTAAGCTACACGGTGAAGCCATCACTGGCAACGGCAAGGCCGGGGCCATCCTGAGCTTACAGCACCAGACCCAGCCTTTCCCCATCATGGCGCAGTTGCAAATGGGGCAAACCAGGGTCAGTGTTGAAGGCAGTGTCACCAAGCCCAGCGAACTGGCTGCGGTCGATATGCAATTACAAATCTCGGGCAACAGCATGGCAAGACTGTATCCATTGACTGGCATAGTCTTGCCTGAGACACCGGCATACAGCACTGCTGGCCATCTCAGTGCCACCCTTGGCAAGATAGATAATCACTGGAAATATGAAAAGTTCACAGGCAAGGTAGGTTCCAGTGACCTCGCTGGCAGCCTCGATTACCAGACCAGAAAGGCAGACAAGCTGCGCCCACTTTTGCAAGGGAATATGAGTTCAGAGGTACTGCAATCCGCCGACCTGGCGCCACTGGTCGGTGCTGATTCCAATGCCAACAAACTCAAACGTGGCATGGCTGCAGTACAACCGGGTGATAAACTCCTGCCGGTAGAAAATTTTCGTACTGAGCGCTGGCGCAGCATTGATGCAGACGTGAACCTGAGCGCCACCAAACTGATACGTGAAAAAGTGCTGCCCATACACAAGCTGCAAACCAGGCTGATCATGAAAGATGGTGTCATCAGCATGCTGCCTCTGAGTTTTGAACTTGCAGGCGGGCAATTGCAGGCGCATATCACCCTCGACGGCAGTGGCGGCAACAAGAACAAGCCAGGCGAGCAGGGCGATGAAGAGACACAGGCGCATGCCATACGGGCAAAAATGCGGCTTGTTGCGCGGCATATACAATTGCAAAAATTCATCCCGACACTGGCCGCATCAAAGCTGACAGTCGGCGAGATCAATGCCGACGGCAACCTGACCGCGACCGGCAGTTCTGTCGCCGGTCTGCTGGGAACATCGAATGGCGAGCTCAGCAGCATGATAGACCGTGGCACGGTCAGCAAGCTCTTGCTGGAAGAAATGGGCCTGAACATAGGTAACGTCATCCTGACCCGACTGTCTGGTGATAAACAGGTCAAACTCAATTGCATGCTCGCAGATTTTGCCGTGAAAGATGGCCAAATGAATGCCCGCAGTTTCCTGGTTGATACTGACGAAGCACTGATAGACATCAGTGGCAGTATCAATATGCAAAAGGAGGACCTGAACCTGACCATCAAGCCCAATAGCAAAGGCTTGCGTGTCTTCTCCCTGCGTGCCCCTTTGTATGTACGCGGCACTTTTTTGCATCCCCAGGTCTCAGTCGATAAGGGTGTGATGGCCCTGCGCGCCGGTGGTGCCATAGGCCTGGCCCTGCTGACGCCATTTGCCGCACTCTTGCCACTGGTGAGTACCGGGCCGGATCAGGCCAGTGGCTGTGGCAGCTTGTTGAAAACGGCAAAAAAATAG